acaAAAGTTAGGAGACTTGTAGAAATTTGAGCTGGATGCATGGTTGGTCGAAAGAAATTGATCAGTAACGtttaaaaattcaacttttaaactTTTGATAACAATTATAATTAGGGCTAAGTTCTATGAGTTTCCAAGCAGGATAATCTAGTTGAAAAATATTAAGTctacaaccaaaaaaaaggttACAACTCCTTGTCTAAGAGTGTTTAATTAGAATTTACAAACTTTTTTAGTCGttagtaaaaaaacaaaaaaaaagagagtaattAATGGAGAACAATTCATTTGGAGTGAGAGAGTTGTAAGATTCCAACCCATTTTAGGCTGTAAACCTTAGATTGCTTTTGCTTGGTAgtgagaaagaaagaataattaACGGAGAAAAATAGGGTCCTTGCTATTTGTCCTTCACctaattgttatatatatatatatatttcccaCAATAATCAACATTAAAATATCCAATTTTCTTCATTAGCTTACCCTCAAAGCTAATTTCAAggcaaaaattcaaataaaaagaaattagaagTCGAGGAtgtttcaataataaaaaatacttaaGGGGTCCActtggatgagagagagagagagagagagagagagagagatatatatatatatatatatatatagattcttTCACAAAAACCGATTTAATTCGATATATAGTCGATGTTCTACTCAATACTGAAACTCCATTAATCAAAGAACTTGTGACGTGTTTTGGCGTCCATAGTACAAGACCTCCTCATATACATCTCCGATGAGAAGATTCTGTTGATTTAATTTcttgtattttgttttctttgtaatttttatatatccACTTTTATATACCTCNNNNNNNNNNNNNNNNNNNNNNNNNNNNNNNNNNNNNNNNNNNNNNNNNNNNNNNNNNNNNNNNNNNNNNNNNNNNNNNNNNNNNNNNNNNNNNNNNNNNNNNNNNNNNNNNNNNNNNNNNNNNNNNNNNNNNNNNNNNNNNNNNNNNNNNNNNNNNTCGTCGTCGTCGTTCTCCATTAGCAATCTCTTCCCCTCCTACGCTCCTCCTACTACTAGTAATAGTACTGGTTCTAGTAGTGGTGGCGAGGGAGAGGGATTGTCGTCCTACGTGGACTGCACCCTGTCGCTGGGGACGCCCTCGACGCGCCACGCTGGCGCGGGCCCGGGCTTTGGtgggcccggcccggcccagcCCCCGTCGAGCTTACAATGGGACGTAATGGGCCGGCCCAATAAGCAACAGTgctgtggcggcggcggtggcagcGGCGGTGTCGACTCCTCCAAACGGGCGCGCGAGCTGTGCGCTGCGCGTCCCACCGCCATcgtcaccgccaccgccaccgccctCGCCTCATCGGGTATACCACTATACACATATCTCTAATTTTCCTAAAAATGCGTTTAGaattataaaacttaaaaaacttCAGTAGGGAGCTCCCCAGTAAGAAACGAGTGCGTATCATTGTTGTTGCAATATTGTTATAATTATTGTTGTTATCTAAAGATTactcttttttaatttgttatgtaATTGATCGATCATGACTATGGGCATTGGAATGTATGCATGTgaattgctatatatataggtggaGGAGGGACGGTGGCGGGGAGTTTTCCGTCGGAGGTGAGCTCGGCCGCAGTGTTCCGATGCATACGGGTGAGCCCGATGGACGAGGCGGACGACGAGTTCGCATACCAGACGGCGGTGAACATCGGAGGCCACGTCTTCAAAGGCATACTCTACGACCACGGGCCCGACTCCCACCAATATGGAGGCGAGCCCTCCTCGTCGCCCGCTGCCGCCAACGCAGCCGCCGCACTCGCCATGAGTAGCTCTGCGGCAGCAATGGCTTCGGCCGGGTTGTTGGATCCTTCTGCGGTGTACCCGGCCCCGATAAGCGCATTCATGGCTGGTACTCAGTTCTTTCCTCAGCACCCTAGGCCTTAGGAAGTgtcaaaataatattaacatataatGTTGCATCAAGCAACATGAAGTAGTATATTGAACCACTGGAAAACTAGGGTTCCTCCTTGGCTTTTGATTTCAACTGATCAATTAAATTAACGTGCATCTACCTTTCCACTGcttattttctcttcctttcgaGTTAAGTTGATCATGATCAAAGAGCGCTCCTAGCTCGCTGAAATGTCGCATAAATTATTGGATCAAGCAATCAAATTTCTTGTCTATGAATTCAATCTAACAAACTATATAATGCAGTGTAGTTTCTCTTGTCATTTGCTTTTCTTCTTTAAGACtccttattttctttcttttttttttcaattttagtcGATCGATGATCAAACTGTTTGAAATGTAGCATTAATTATTGGATCAAGCATTCAAATTTCTTGGCTAAGAATTCAATCTAACACACTAATGAAGTGTAGCAtctctatctcttgcttttcttcttttaaGACTTTTTTGCAAGCTAGTTAGGCATGCAAGTTTGAAAAGGGCTCAACTTGGTAAGGAGTTAGGCAAAAAAAGACTAAGAAAAGGAAAGCAAGAGGTTggtttgtttaatttgtttgacatatatatatatatatatatatatatatatatatatatatatatatacacatgtatgtatgcatgtatgtatgtatgtatgtatgtatgcatgcatgcatactttTTGTGATcttatgttaaattattataagcCTTTTCTCTACCaagtcttctttttcttctcatttGAACTTCATTAGTACTCCATGCATGGCATTGAGAAAGGAACCCAAGGAAATAAAATATACTCTACAAAGCCTTGAATTTCTCTCCCCTCTACTTGTAgtattgtttcttttcttccatgtatatatgtatacactgTTATCCTTTTTTGAGGTTTAGTGTAGGAGATGCATATTTTATGGGGTGGGCTATTATGTTTCTTGCTTGGGATTGATGGATGTGACCCCACAAATCGTTTGCTCTGCGTGTTTTGAGGCTGAATATTGGGAGAAGGAAAGGAATTAATGTAAGAATATAGAATGGTTGAGAAAGGATAAGAGTGCTAGATTTGGTGATTTCTTTCTCTCATTAGTCTCTCACCAATCCCAACATTAATGTAGAATAGAAGAGTGCTAATGGTTTAATattaacctctctctctctctctctctctctatttctctctctctctctctctctctctctctataacacacaaaatgagaaaatgctTCTCTGGTgaacagttatatatatatatatgtttactaGAGATgacttatatgtatatatagttggTGTGTTTCTCATTAGTTTTCCTAGCTAGTAGGTGTAAACTAATGTGCTGAAAACATGTAAACACTAATTATAGCTGTGAACTGGAAAAAAGTCTATGGCTAGAGTGCAGCAACTTACATAGGGCAGCAGGAAAGTAATGCACTACTCCAGAGTCCATTTTTAGATGAGAAAGTTATTGTTACTTTTGTAATTCCTCTATGGACTTAGTTAATAGAAGGGACAATAAAAATGAAATGGCCTTAAGAAATGTGCTTAATGAACTGAAATTtattgatcatatacattaatATATAATCATATGAAAATGTTTCAGCAGTATGCAGTGATTACCAGTGCAAATAGTAGTAATATTTGCATTTCATTGGTGCTCTTTTTGTTAACTGATTTGTTATCTCCACAAAATATATAACTATTAGCTAATAAGTAGTTCAATCAACTCATTCTAGCAATGAAACTTCGAGCTTGTCCTCAAATTTTACGTAAAAAATGTGTCTTCTgggtacacacacacacacgcagaTCTAATAAAGAAGGAATTACTGTTAGTTTATTCATTTGTTTTGCAATTTTAGGTCAAAATTTCTCAGCTATACTAAATCTAGCTAGCAAATATTGCCCACGAACTACATTGTGAGATC
This genomic window from Ananas comosus cultivar F153 linkage group 3, ASM154086v1, whole genome shotgun sequence contains:
- the LOC109708233 gene encoding protein SHI RELATED SEQUENCE 1-like, producing the protein MGRPNKQQCCGGGGGSGGVDSSKRARELCAARPTAIVTATATALASSGGGGTVAGSFPSEVSSAAVFRCIRVSPMDEADDEFAYQTAVNIGGHVFKGILYDHGPDSHQYGGEPSSSPAAANAAAALAMSSSAAAMASAGLLDPSAVYPAPISAFMAGTQFFPQHPRP